The sequence AAAGCCCACCTGCTCAATCACGATATTGACTACCGAGGTCAAACCGTTAATCAATTAACTCTGTGGCAGAACCTCTTCATGCTGACAGGCTTACCAAATGCGGATGACATTGCCAGCGGGATTGCGACAGAGATAACTCATGCGCCTAATCTGTTCGATACCGACGCCAATCTTACTCTTAGGGTGAAAGGTTACTTAGATATCAACTGCGCCCACTGTCACAGAGCCGAAGGCTTTGCCAGTATTTCAGGACTCAGATTAGGGTTTAATATCGACCACACAAGCTACCAATACGGCATATGCAAACAGCCACCAGGCTGGGATGGTGGCGCTAAGGGGTTATCTTACGATATTGTCCCGGGTGATGGTGAGCACTCCATAATTGCTTACAGACAAGAGCTCAGCGAACCTAAAGACAGGATGCCGCCCTTGGGTCGAAGCTTAAGTCACACCGAAGCGGTAGAAATCATAAAAAGCTGGATAGATACTCTACCTCCATCCTTAGGCAACTGCCAATGGTAGGCTAGAGGCTGAATCCTAGTGACTAGAATCTAGGATTTTTCATAGTTCATAGTTCATAGTGAATTTAAATAAGCTTCTCATTCAGACGCAAAAAATGACCGGGGGGGTGACCCAGCCAATGTTTAAAGCTTTGCCGAAAATGGCTGACTTCCCCATACCCCATCACTTCGGCTATCTCATCTATGCTCTTGTGGCCCGATAAGATCAAACTTATGGCAGCCTGACAGCGAACCTGATCAACTAATTTCTGATAGCTGGTACCTGATTGTGAGATTCTACGACGTAAAGTTCGACTACTGATGTTCTGACTCGTTGCCATCTGATCCATATTTGGACAATCTGGAAAAGACTGACGCAACTCGTCGAGCAACACTTGGATATAGGAAATTTGCTGGTTTGAAGTCGTATTAGTATTACTGGTGTCGAAACAATAAGTCACAGGAAGTGACAGATATTTATGATCTATCGTCCATTCATTAAATTCAGCCCCAAATATCACCTCAGCACCAGTAACCGAAGATAAGAACTCGGCGTCTCTTTGTGTTTCAGTCAAAAATATTTTATCGGCTAAAATGGCTTGGCCCGCCAAACCTTTACCTACTGTTAGCAAACCACAAACGCTGTGCTGAAACTGACATGAGTAACGTTCAGATTTGATTTTTCCCGTGTTAAGCCAACGAACATGCAATTTTCCATCTTCGTTACTGACTAAGGTATCGGTAAAACTGCCAACCAGCTCAGGATGCGTCAGTACAAACTGCAGACACTCACCTATGGTCTCACAACGATTAAAAAAGCTCAGTAAGAAGTCTAAATCTTCCACCGAATATTGATGACCCACTTTGGCCCCGATTTCGGCGTCGTGAGTCGTTGTCTGCAGAAACTCCATGGCGAAATCAGCTTGCCATACGTAGATGACCTGCTGATGTGCTAATTCTTGCTCACCGACTCCAATTTGAGAGCACAATAGTTCAACCACCTCTTCACCATAGTGCTGACGGAGATAAGCCAGAACATTGCGTAATTGGTAAGCTGGGTAGGACTGATCCCCCACCATCATGTTCTGCTTATAACTCTGAGCCTGCTTCATCCACAACCTGCTTCTTTTTATTATCTTGAGCCATTTTGTATAAGAATTAACGTCTGTTGAAAAGACATTTTTGCGGGTTTCACGAATAAAATCGGGTATATGTTAAAAAGTTACGTCAAAAGGCGACATAAATTAAACATAAAAAAACCTCCGACAAGCGGAGGTTTTGAGGTTAAATCTAATTTAATAGACTAGAATTTTTGGTTAAGACGTAAGAAGTAAGTTCTACCTAACACATCATATAATCCGGTATCTGCATCACGATAATCACGATACTCAGCGAAGTCATTTGGCGCTTCTTCGTCAAATAGGTTATTTACACCCAGAGTTAATGAACCATTCCAGTCATGATAGTAACTTACCTGTACATTATGCTTGAAATAATCAGGACGATCAGCATACTCATAACCCGTGCCAGTTCTGCCATAGTATTCATTGGTAAAATCAGCATCTTGAGCACCAATATACACTGTGTTCCATGCAGCTTGGAAATTATCACCCTCCCAGGAGACCATAAAGTTACCACGTAAGTCAGGTCTGCCAACTTCTCCAACCCAATCAACCGTTTCAGCATCTGGCTTTTGCTGCTCTTCAAAAGACAAAATCTTAGTCATCTCAACTTTAAATCTGAAATCACCAACGCCAGTCTCTAAATTGTAACCTGTCACAAAATCAATACCTGAAGTATTAACACTTGCTAAATTTCGATACTGGCTGTGAATCGTCTCAATTTTTCCATCAGCTCCACGTTTAATATATTCTGAACCACCGTTTTCACTTTCTTCTTTTACAAGGTCAGCAACGTCAACAATTTCTATCTTGTTATCATATTTGATGCTGTAGTAAGAAAGCTCAATGTTCCATGCATCTGTTGCATTCCACACTCCGCCCAATGTAAATGAGTTACCTTCTTCGGCTTCTAAGTCAGGGTTACCACCGTATAGTGTCTTGTGCTGTTGAGTAGAACGACAGTAATTTGCATCTGTATTATCATCACACCAAACAGTATCCATTGTACTTTCGAAACTTAATGCCTCAGAAGCAAACATTTCCCCCATGTTAGGCGCACGGAATGAATCACCGTAACTCGCACGAAGTAGTAACGAATCAACTGGACGCCAGCTTAACCCTAATTTAGGAACGACTGCATCAAATGTCGACTCTTGGTTACCATTATTGGTATTACCATTTTGCTCGTAACGCTCATATCTTAATGCTGCAGACAGATCGAAATTTGCAGGTAATCCAACTTGAAACTCAGCATACGC is a genomic window of Shewanella psychrophila containing:
- a CDS encoding AraC family transcriptional regulator, which encodes MKQAQSYKQNMMVGDQSYPAYQLRNVLAYLRQHYGEEVVELLCSQIGVGEQELAHQQVIYVWQADFAMEFLQTTTHDAEIGAKVGHQYSVEDLDFLLSFFNRCETIGECLQFVLTHPELVGSFTDTLVSNEDGKLHVRWLNTGKIKSERYSCQFQHSVCGLLTVGKGLAGQAILADKIFLTETQRDAEFLSSVTGAEVIFGAEFNEWTIDHKYLSLPVTYCFDTSNTNTTSNQQISYIQVLLDELRQSFPDCPNMDQMATSQNISSRTLRRRISQSGTSYQKLVDQVRCQAAISLILSGHKSIDEIAEVMGYGEVSHFRQSFKHWLGHPPGHFLRLNEKLI